The proteins below come from a single Aspergillus oryzae RIB40 DNA, chromosome 5 genomic window:
- the tcsC gene encoding putative two-component osmosensing histidine kinase (Bos1) (HAMP domain), which translates to MAGADETLAAAAAILRGLARETPRSGSAPPFDFPLSHASSNGYDTKVTKLPGDASSSKAAFENELEALVRRVQRLESQAVSHQTSPGTFPESSQSSLGSTEREADFLWSFGLSRSSSQQLSNFSSTLQQQNSHRPHHPRRIEEPDEDIEEEESDEDEDLDSRTRLVREEDISYLRNHVQKQAEEISFQKDIIAQVRDELQQQEEQTRRALTKVENEDVVLLERELRKHQQANEAFQKALREIGGIITQVANGDLSMKVQIHPLEMDPEIATFKRTINTMMDQLQVFGSEVSRVAREVGTEGILGGQAQITGVHGIWKELTENVNIMAKNLTDQVREIAVVTTAVAHGDLSQKIESRAQGEILELQQTINTMVDQLRTFATEVTRVARDVGTEGVLGGQAQIDGVKGMWNELTVNVNAMANNLTTQVRDIATVTKAVAKGDLTQKVQANCKGEIAELKNIINSMVDQLRQFAQEVTKIAKEVGTDGVLGGQATVNDVEGTWKDLTENVNRMANNLTTQVREIADVTTAVAKGDLTKKVTANVQGEILDLKSTINGMVDRLNTFAFEVSKVAREVGTDGTLGGQAKVDNVEGKWKDLTDNVNTMAQNLTSQVRSISDVTQAIAKGDLSKKIEVHAQGEILTLKVTINHMVDRLAKFATELKKVARDVGVDGKMGGQANVEGIAGTWKEITEDVNIMAENLTSQVRAFGEITDAATDGDFTKLITVNASGEMDELKRKINKMVSNLRDSIQRNTAAREAAELANRTKSEFLANMSHEIRTPMNGIIGMTQLTLDTDDLKPYTREMLNVVHNLANSLLTIIDDILDISKIEANRMVIESIPFTVRGTVFNALKTLAVKANEKFLSLTYQVDNTVPDYVTGDPFRLRQIILNLVGNAIKFTEHGEVKLTIRKSDREQCAANEYAFEFSVSDTGIGIEEDKLDLIFDTFQQADGSTTRRFGGTGLGLSISKRLVNLMGGDVWVTSEYGHGSTFHFTCVVKLADQSLNVIASQLLPYKNHRVLFIDKGENGTQADNVMKMLKQMDLEPLVVRNEDHVPPPEIQDPSGKESGHAYDVIIVDSVGTARLLRTFDDFKYVPIVLVCPLVCVSLKSALDLGISSYMTTPCQPIDLGNGMLPALEGRSTPITTDHSRSFDILLAEDNDVNQKLAVKILEKHNHKVSVVSNGLEAVEAVKQHRYDVILMDVQMPVMGGFEATGKIREYERESGLSRTPIIALTAHAMLGDREKCIQAQMDEYLSKPLKQNQMMQTILKCATLGGSLLEKSKESRISSSGEMHPVHHGPDGKGSRPGMEGRSITASSTVNRGSLASPNVEKAEDLSMERVSQLNLPRLSKRTDLTNKQALLRSNSS; encoded by the coding sequence ATGGCTGGCGCGGACGAAACGCTCGCGGCCGCTGCTGCCATCCTTCGGGGTCTTGCCCGCGAAACCCCTCGCTCCGGCTCCGCTCCTCCCTTTGATTTTCCGCTATCGCACGCCTCATCTAATGGCTACGACACCAAAGTCACCAAGCTACCGGGAGATGCAAGTTCGTCAAAGGCAGCCTTTGAAAATGAGTTGGAGGCGTTGGTTCGTCGAGTTCAACGACTGGAATCACAAGCTGTCAGTCACCAGACTTCCCCCGGAACTTTCCCTGAATCCTCCCAGTCTTCCCTCGGCTCTACTGAGAGGGAAGCTGACTTCTTGTGGTCTTTTGGACTTTCTCGCTCGTCGTCCCAGCAACTTTCTAACTTCTCTTCCACACTACAGCAGCAAAACTCCCATAGACCCCACCACCCAAGGCGGATAGAAGAGCccgatgaggatattgaggaggaggagagcgacgaagatgaagacctggACTCGAGGACTCGACTGGTACGCGAGGAGGACATCAGTTATCTACGAAACCATGTTCAGAAACAGGCGGAGGAAATAAGCTTTCAGAAAGACATTATCGCTCAAGTTCGTGATGAATTACAACAGCAGGAAGAGCAAACGCGACGGGCTCTGACCAAGGTTGAAAACGAGGATGTGGTCCTGTTGGAGCGGGAGCTTCGCAAACACCAGCAAGCCAACGAAGCTTTCCAGAAGGCCTTAAGGGAGATCGGTGGCATCATCACCCAGGTCGCTAACGGTGACCTGTCAATGAAGGTGCAGATCCATCCTCTGGAGATGGACCCCGAAATTGCTACATTCAAACGGACGATCAACACTATGATGGACCAGCTGCAAGTGTTTGGTAGTGAAGTGTCTCGAGTCGCACGAGAGGTCGGAACGGAAGGCATCCTTGGTGGCCAGGCCCAGATCACAGGGGTCCATGGTATCTGGAAGGAGCTTACGGAAAACGTCAACATCATGGCCAAGAATCTCACGGACCAAGTGCGTGAGATTGCTGTGGTCACAACAGCTGTCGCTCATGGTGATCTGAGCCAGAAGATTGAAAGTCGGGCCCAGGGCGAAATCTTGGAACTGCAACAGACCATCAATACCATGGTGGATCAACTTCGTACCTTTGCCACAGAAGTTACACGCGTCGCACGTGATGTCGGTACTGAGGGTGTCCTGGGTGGACAGGCTCAGATTGACGGAGTGAAAGGCATGTGGAACGAACTCACGGTTAATGTCAACGCCATGGCGAATAATTTGACAACCCAAGTGCGAGATATCGCTACAGTCACGAAAGCGGTCGCCAAAGGTGATTTGACGCAGAAGGTCCAGGCCAACTGTAAAGGAGAGATTGCagagttgaagaatattattaattCCATGGTGGATCAATTGCGGCAATTTGCACAGGAAGTCACGAAGATTGCTAAAGAGGTCGGTACAGATGGTGTCCTCGGTGGTCAAGCCACGGTTAATGATGTGGAGGGTACATGGAAGGATTTGACCGAAAATGTCAACCGAATGGCCAACAATTTGACGACTCAAGTCAGAGAGATCGCTGATGTCACTACTGCAGTAGCAAAGGGTGACCTGACTAAGAAGGTTACTGCGAATGTCCAAGGTGAAATACTGGACTTGAAGAGCACGATCAATGGCATGGTGGACCGACTCAACACCTTTGCCTTTGAGGTCAGCAAAGTTGCTCGTGAGGTCGGCACGGACGGTACTCTTGGTGGCCAAGCCAAGGTGGATAACGTGGAGGGCAAATGGAAGGATCTTACCGATAACGTCAACACCATGGCCCAGAATTTGACATCGcaggtacggagtatctcAGATGTCACTCAAGCCATTGCCAAGGGTGATCtcagcaagaagattgaaGTGCATGCTCAGGGAGAGATCTTGACGCTCAAGGTCACAATCAATCACATGGTTGACCGACTCGCTAAGTTTGCAACTGAGTTGAAAAAGGTCGCGCGCGATGTCGGTGTTGACGGCAAGATGGGTGGTCAGGCTAACGTTGAAGGAATTGCTGGaacatggaaagaaatcacTGAGGACGTGAATATTATGGCAGAAAACCTCACGTCCCAGGTGCGTGCATTTGGCGAAATCACAGATGCTGCGACAGATGGCGATTTCACGAAGCTTATCACTGTTAATGCTTCTGGAGAGATGGACGAGTTGAAGCGGAAGATCAACAAAATGGTTTCCAACCTCCGGGATAGTATCCAGAGAAACACCGCCGCCAGGGAAGCAGCTGAGCTTGCTAATCGTACCAAGTCTGAGTTCCTGGCCAATATGAGTCACGAAATCCGTACACCCATGAATGGCATCATCGGTATGACGCAGTTAACGCTAGATACGGATGACCTCAAGCCTTATACCCGTGAGATGTTGAATGTCGTGCATAATCTTGCAAACAGCTTATTAACGATCATTGATGATATACTTGATATCTCGAAGATCGAGGCAAACAGGATGGTTATCGAAAGTATCCCCTTCACAGTGAGAGGAACCGTCTTCAACGCATTGAAGACACTTGCGGTGAAGGCAAATGAGAAGTTCCTTAGCTTGACCTACCAGGTCGATAACACAGTACCAGACTATGTCACTGGTGATCCTTTCCGTCTTCGTCAGATTATTCTTAACTTGGTGGGCAACGCCATCAAGTTTACGGAGCACGGAGAGGTCAAGCTCACGATTCGAAAGTCGGACCGGGAACAGTGTGCGGCCAACGAATACGCCTTTGAGTTTTCAGTATCTGACACCGGAATCGGTATTGAGGAGGACAAACTTGATCTAATATTCGACACCTTCCAGCAGGCTGATGGCTCAACAACGCGCAGGTTTGGTGGAACAGGCCTTGGTTTATCTATCTCGAAACGCTTGGTGAACCTGATGGGTGGTGATGTATGGGTTACGTCTGAGTATGGCCATGGTAGCACATTCCATTTCACGTGTGTTGTGAAACTCGCCGATCAGTCTTTGAACGTCATTGCTTCTCAGCTGCTGCCGTACAAGAATCACCGCGTCCTCTTTATCGACAAAGGGGAGAATGGTACACAGGCGGACAATGTCATGAAGATGCTCAAGCAGATGGATCTGGAGCCATTGGTCGTTCGAAACGAAGATCACGTTCCGCCCCCTGAGATCCAAGATCCGTCTGGCAAGGAGTCTGGCCACGCTTACGATGTTATTATTGTGGATTCAGTTGGCACGGCACGGTTGCTCCGGACGTTTGATGACTTCAAATACGTACCGATTGTCCTGGTCTGCCCGTTGGTGTGCGTAAGCTTGAAGTCTGCCCTGGACCTCGGAATCAGTTCGTACATGACCACACCATGTCAACCTATAGATCTCGGTAATGGCATGTTGCCTGCGCTTGAGGGCCGCTCTACTCCTATTACTACCGACCACTCCCGTTCCTTTGACATCCTCCTGGCAGAGGATAACGACGTCAATCAGAAACTGGCCGTTAAAATCCTAGAGAAACACAACCATAAGGTCTCCGTCGTCAGCAACGGCCTGGAAGCTGTGGAAGCCGTTAAGCAACATCGGTACGATGTCATCCTGATGGACGTGCAGATGCCCGTCATGGGTGGTTTTGAGGCAACAGGTAAGATTCGTGAATACGAGAGGGAATCCGGTCTCAGTCGGACGCCGATAATCGCCCTTACTGCACACGCTATGTTGGGCGACCGAGAGAAGTGTATACAAGCTCAGATGGACGAATACCTctcgaagccattgaaacAGAACCAAATGATGCAGACCATCCTCAAATGTGCTACACTTGGTGGTTCgcttttggagaagagcaaggaaTCGCGAATCTCGAGTAGCGGCGAGATGCATCCGGTTCATCACGGCCCCGACGGCAAAGGCTCACGTCCGGGCATGGAAGGTAGATCTATCACTGCATCGAGCACCGTTAACCGGGGAAGCCTTGCAAGCCCCAATgtcgagaaggccgaggacCTTTCCATGGAGCGGGTAAGTCAATTGAATCTTCCACGTCTGAGCAAGCGTACTGATCTAACGAATAAGCAGGCATTGCTGCGGTCCAATAGCTCGTGA
- a CDS encoding putative extracellular threonine rich protein (predicted protein), giving the protein MSLVTLAVASWSLVYGVTAGVIPSGSMPTVSGITTSPRPSSSYPGPCSPCPSLPSCPAATTVTVTVTATACVPTPTPSGGGGVTQPHPSPSFPVPPGTPGAGTSQTSGISGSQPGPGPGPGPSPSLPGQSPCPTIPVGPGGGGSTSGGPPASTTVPVPTISSSVKPQPTSAVPSTITPIHPPTSTPVQPSPAQSTPPSSSPGKTKPIPPPVTPGKTKPVPPTSTPVQPPPSVHPTTQPIPPSSSPGETKPMPPPSTPVQPPPTQSIPPSSTPGATLPGTPGTPGTPVQPPPSVHPTTQPVPPSSTPGKTKTKPASPPGTPVQPPPSVQPPTSTPEGTKPASPPGTPVQPPPSEHPTTHPASPPGTPGTTKTKPASPPGTPVQPPPSEQPPTSTPEETKPAPSTPVQPPTSEQPTTKPIPPIGITTKPPTETPTETPTETPTGSPPGPPVPTASPPGSVTPTQPSSSSEEGVKPTTTVPTVPPTETPEDDPPGDDPPGDDPPPKTTLVKRAYPRWHIKGGKHWNFTKPKTGKKPKTTGRPFEPDYDQDEDEE; this is encoded by the exons ATGAGTTTGGTTACTCTGGCTGTTGCCTCCTGGAGCCTTGTATATGGAGTGACAGCTGGTGTCATACCCTCAGGCTCGATGCCAACAGTATCCGGGATAACCACCAGCCCACGCCCTAGTTCATCCTACCCAG GGCCATGCTCTCCATGCCCTTCGCTCCCCTCATGCCCTGCCGCTACAACAGTGACCGTCACTGTGACTGCAACGGCATGTGTGCCGACACCCACTCCAAGTGGCGGTGGAGGTGTAACTCAACCTCATCCTTCCCCGTCTTTCCCAGTGCCGCCTGGCACACCAGGAGCTGGAACTAGTCAAACAAGTGGTATAAGCGGTAGCCAACCAGGTCCCGGTCCCGGTCCCGGTCCCAGCCCCAGTCTACCAGGTCAATCACCATGCCCAACCATCCCCGTGGGacccggtggtggaggttCAACATCCGGAGGTCCGCCAGCATCAACCACTGTACCTGTTCCGACTATATCCTCCTCGGTGAAGCCTCAGCCTACCAGCGCCGTCCCTTCAACCATCACCCCCATCCATCCACCGACGAGCACCCCAGTGCAGCCTTCACCGGCCCAGtcaactcctccatcaagcTCCCCAGGGAAAACTAAGCCAATCCCTCCCCCAGTCACCCCAGGAAAAACCAAGCCGGTCCCACCAACCAGCACGCCGGTGCAACCTCCACCCAGTGTGCACCCAACTACCCAACCAATTCCTCCGTCAAGCTCCCCTGGTGAAACTAAGCCTATGCCGCCACCAAGCACACCCGTCCAgcctccaccaacccaaTCCATTCCTCCATCAAGCACTCCAGGAGCAACCCTACCAGGCACTCCAGGCACTCCAGGCACTCCAGTCCAGCCTCCACCTAGTGTACACCCAACTACTCAACCAGTTCCTCCATCAAGTACCCCGggcaaaaccaaaaccaagccGGCGTCTCCACCAGGCACTCCAGTCCAACCTCCACCTAGTGTGCAACCTCCGACAAGTACTCCAGAAGGAACCAAGCCGGCGTCTCCACCAGGTACTCCAGTCCAGCCTCCACCTAGTGAGCATCCAACTACTCATCCAGCCTCCCCACCAGGCACCCCAGGaacaaccaaaaccaagccGGCGTCTCCACCGGGTACTCCAGTCCAACCTCCACCCAGTGAGCAACCTCCGACAAGCACCCCGGAAGAGACTAAACCGGCGCCATCAACACCAGTTCAACCTCCAACAAGCGAGcaaccaaccaccaaaccaaTCCCTCCGATTGGTATTACCACCAAGCCACCAACAGAGACTCCAACGGAGACCCCAACGGAGACCCCAACTGGTTCACCCCCCGGACCTCCGGTACCCACCGCTTCGCCACCTGGCAGTGTCACACCGACCCaaccctcatcctcttcagaGGAAGGAGTGAAGCCAACAACGACCGTACCAACTGTCCCTCCGACAGAAACTCCTGAAGATGACCCTCCAGGTGATGATCCTCCCGGTGATGACCCCCCTCCTAAAACAACCCTCGTAAAGAGGGCATATCCCCGTTGGCACATAAAGGGAGGAAAGCATTGGAATTTCACTAAGCCTAAGACGGGTaagaagcccaagacaaCCGGTAGGCCTTTCGAGCCGGACTATGATcaggacgaagatgaggaatGA
- a CDS encoding MCT family MFS transporter (monocarboxylate transporter), with amino-acid sequence MSTNVRLHGDSHTGAIEQDSSRVSTTQGTPLDVAPLGLSAKPSTDAPNVPLSSVEDAGYRIPPAAQPGYDLPPEGRTTLEDGHDRPSLESQTDHSAHSAPMSRVTTDADGNTYPEGGLEAWLVVFGSWAGLFAALGLVNTIGTFQAYLDNHQLEDYSSGSTGWIFGMYAFLTFFCGVQIGPIFDAKGPRFLVFAGSVLVVVQMATLGLCTQYWHFMLVIGVTGGLGASLIFTPAISAIGHFFNEKRGVATGIAATGGSVGGVTFPLILEKLFPMIGFAWATRVVGLICLILVIISCLLVKSRLPKKPASKENVLPDFRIFREPKFALTTAGIFFVEWGLFVPISYISSYALAHGVSSQFSYQLLAILNAGSFFGRWIPGFVADSLGRYNTLIATVALCLVCNACLWLPAGDSVPVMVVYSVIFGFASGSNISLTPVCISQLCKIENYGRYYATSYTIVSFGTLTGIPIAGEILSRCNGEYWGLIVFTTCCYAVGLACVTAVKIIHVGWRQPWALY; translated from the exons ATGTCGACCAACGTCAGACTCCATGGCGATTCTCATACAGGCGCGATAGAACAAGACAGCTCCAGAGTTTCTACCACCCAAGGTACTCCCCTGGATGTGGCACCTCTCGGATTGTCCGCAAAACCATCGACTGATGCCCCGAATGTACCTCTCAGCTCCGTTGAAGACGCCGGGTATCGGATTCCGCCAGCGGCACAACCTGGTTATGATCTTCCACCGGAAGGGCGAACGACCCTCGAGGATGGTCATGACAGGCCATCCCTCGAATCCCAGACCGACCACTCAGCGCACAGTGCCCCTATGAGCCGTGTAACCACTGACGCTGATGGGAATACTTACCCTGAAGGCGGGCTAGAGGCCTGGCTAGTAGTGTTTGGTAGCTGGGCGGGCCTTTTTGCCGCGCTGGGTCTAGTCAATACCATCGGAACTTTTCAGGCTTACCTCGACAACCACCAGCTCGAAGATTATAGCTCGGGAAGCACTGGCTGGATCTTTGGAATGTACGCCTTCCTCACCTTTTTCTGCGGTGTCCAGATTGGTCCGATCTTCGATGCCAAAGGCCCGCggtttcttgtctttgcgGGATCAGTATTAGTCGTTGTGCAGATGGCTACTCTTGGACTTTGCACCCAATACTGGCACTTCATGCTTGTGATTGGTGTCACTGGGGGCCTGGGGGCCTCGCTAATCTTTACGCCAGCCATATCTGCAATTGGCCATTTCTTCAACGAGAAGCGTGGTGTTGCGACAGGCATTGCTGCAACAGGCGGTTCTGTTGGAGGTGTTACGTTCCCACTCATTCTCGAAAAGTTGTTTCCGATGATTGGATTCGCCTGGGCCACTCGTGTGGTTGGTCTAATCTGTTTGATTCTAGTGATCATTTCCTGCCTGCTGGTCAAGTCCCGATTACCCAAGAAGCCGGCTTCCAAAGAGAATGTACTCCCCGACTTCCGCATCTTTCGGGAGCCCAAGTTCGCTCTCACAACAGCTGGAATTTTCTTCGTCGAATGGGGTCTCTTCGTTCCAATTAGTTATATTTCCTCGTACGCGTTGGCCCACGGTGTGTCCAGCCAGTTTTCGTATCAGTTACTGGCGATTCTTAACGCAGGATCGTTCTTCGGAAGATGGATCCCTGGTTTTGTCGCCGATTCCCTAGGACGCTATAACACCCTGATTGCCACTGTTGCTTTATGTCTTGTCTGCAATGCATGTCTTTGGCTCCCTGCTGGCGATAGTGTGCCAGTTATGGTTGTCTACAGCGTTATCTTTGGTTTTGCGAGTGGCAGTAACATCAGCCTCACCCCAGTTTGTATATCTCAACTTTGCAAAATCGAGAATTATGGGCGATACTATGCTACATCATACACAATTGTGAGCTTTGG CACCCTTACTGGTATCCCGATTGCTGGTGAGATCCTATCACGTTGTAACGGAGAATATTGGGGACTCATTGTCTTCACGACCTGTTGTTATGCAGTCGGACTTGCCTGTGTTACTGCTGTGAAAATAATCCACGTTGGCTGGCGTCAGCCCTGGGCACTTTACTGA
- a CDS encoding uncharacterized protein (predicted protein), giving the protein MSDTPSLHIALIAEQRSTFHNQGYSEEECAALPHSGETGSVLTTLRELGHHVTLVPGVQSLVKHLAAGTYKDWDLAFNIAQGFHGSSREAQVPALLDAYQLLYTFSDAATMALCQNKVHTKVVT; this is encoded by the exons ATGTCTGACAcaccttctcttcatatAGCCTTAATCGCCGAACAACGGTCGACCTTCCACAACCAAGGTtattcagaagaagaatgtgCGGCTTTACCACACAGCGGTGAAACCGGTAGTGTTCTGACTACCCTGCGAGAACTTGGGCATCATGTTACCCTAGTACCAGGAGTCCAATCCCTCGTCAAACACCTAGCAGCTGGCACATATAAGGATTGGGATCTGGCATTTAACATCGCACAAGGATTTCATGGGTCATCCAGAGAAGCCCAGGTTCCAGCGCTGTTAGATGCCTACCAATTGCTATACACCTTTTCTGACGCTGCCACGATGGCACTTTGTCAGAACAAGGTCCATACTAAG GTCGTTACTTGA
- the sxa2 gene encoding putative pheromone processing carboxypeptidase (Sxa2) (serine carboxypeptidases (lysosomal cathepsin A)) — protein MRFQGVVPTALLAISCTDKACASKHGRSDQPVHEPSVLDRRTSLSSEERQLRSHDNFRFLNDETRPYLVESLPDVPFDVGELYSGSVPIEKGNSSRTLFFVFQPTVGEPVDEITIEVNGGPGASSLEGFLQETGRFVWPPGTYAPVINPYSWVNLTNMLWVDQPVGTGFSTGTPTATTEEETSRDFINFFKNFQDIFGIKKFKIYVTGQSYAGRYVPYIAAAMLDQNDKDYYDVHGALVYDPVIGQFDYVGQQVAAVPTVQENANIFNFNASFMNQLQSLHKSCGYQDFIDEYLTFPPSGVQPPKSFDPTSDADCNIYNMITDAAYRVNPCYNVYAINQMCPFLWDVLGGPTKLHYLPAGATVYFDRDDVKKAMHAPNMTWSLSSLQPVFVGGDAGVGRLGDLSANPIERVLPQVIEATNRVLISHGDYDFILQTNGTLLAIQNMTWNGQLGFQSQPSTPIEIGLPDLQYAEVFEENDLFSWRSGQGVMGIQHYERGMMWAETFQSGHMQPQYQPRVAYRHIQWLLGRIEEL, from the exons ATGCGCTTTCAAGGCGTTGTGCCGACGGCTTTATTGGCCATCTCATGCACCGACAAGGCGTGTGCTTCCAAGCATGGACGCTCTGATCAGCCAGTGCACGAACCCTCGGTCCTAGACAGGAGAACATCATTGTCTTCGGAGGAGCGTCAGCTCCGCTCACACGATAACTTTCGATTTCTCAATGACGAGACGAGGC CCTACCTCGTGGAGAGCTTGCCTGATGTGCCATTCGACGTCGGTGAATTGTACTCGGGATCAGTGCCAATCGAAAAGGGTAACAGCTCGAGAACTCTCTTCTTTGTGTTCCAGCCGACAGTGGGGGAGCCTGTGGACGAAATTACAATCGAGGTTAATGGGGGCCCGGGTGCTAGCTCCCTCGAAGGGTTCCTCCAAGAAACCGGCAGATTTGTTTGGCCACCAGGAACCTATGCGCCAGTCATTAATCCGTATTCCTGGGTAAATCTGACTAACATGTTGTG GGTTGATCAGCCCGTTGGGACGGGGTTTTCTACAGGCACACCTACTGCTACCACTGAAGAGGAGACGTCCAGGGACTTTATTAATTTCTTTAAGAACTTTCAAGACATCTTTGGaatcaagaaattcaagattTACGTGACCGGTCAGAGCTATGCTGGGCGTTATGTGCCGTACATTGCTGCGGCAATGCTGGATCAAAATGACAAGGACTATTATGACGTCCATG GGGCACTGGTTTACGACCCAGTCATTGGCCAATTTGACTATGTGGGACAACAAGTGGCTGCTGTGCCAACTGTGCAGGAGAACGCTAACATCTTCAACTTTAATGCAAGCTTTATGAATCAACTACAAAGTCTTCACAAATCGTGTGGTTATCAGGACTTTATAGACGAATATCTTACTTTCCCTCCATCGGGGGTCCAGCCTCCGAAGTCTTTTGACCCTACCAGCGACGCTGATTGTAATATCTATAACATGATCACGGATGCAGCTTATCGAGTCAACCCTTGCTACAACGTGTACGCCATCAACCAGATGTGTCCCTTTCTGTGGGATGTTCTTGGAGGGCCCACGAAACTGCACTACCTACCCGCCGGAGCCACGGTGTATTTCGATCGCGATGATGTCAAGAAAGCTATGCACGCACCCAATATGACCTGGTCCCTGTCCTCGCTCCAGCCTGTCTTCGTTGGTGGCGACGCCGGAGTTGGGAGACTGGGTGATTTGTCCGCCAACCCAATCGAACGTGTTCTACCCCAAGTGATTGAAGCCACAAACCGAGTTCTCATCAGTCACGGAGATTACGATTTTATTCTCCAGACCAATGGAACCCTTTTGGCTATCCAGAACATGACTTGGAACGGACAACTAGGATTCCAGTCTCAGCCGAGCACCCCGATTGAGATTGGTCTGCCGGACCTCCAGTATGCGGAGGTGTTTGAAGAGAACGATCTCTTCTCATGGCGCAGCGGCCAGGGAGTAATGGGCATACAACACTATGAGAGAGGAATGATGTGGGCGGAGACATTCCAGAGCGGCCACATGCAGCCTCAGTACCAGCCCCGAGTCGCCTACCGTCACATCCAGTGGCTACTCGGGCGGATTGAAGAATTGTAG